The following are encoded in a window of Saccharothrix longispora genomic DNA:
- a CDS encoding MFS transporter produces MSPTGSGPGLRRFALVWAGQLVSVIGSALTAFVLGVWVYQGTGSVTQFALIQFCAVVPGILLAPYAGAVADRYDRKRIMLVADSCAGLVTVALLVVVSSGGLAVWQVYLATALTATLNSFHVIAYTALVPSLVPKEHLGRVNGLMQITQGVQIAAPLVAGALLAFVGLRGVLVVDVVTMVFAVTALLLARLPGSTVRPAGASEDGERGVRAGLAWLRGAPGLFALIAVFGVWNFLFAVAGGLVQPLILSFSSPAVLGALMAAGGSGVFVGGLVMGVWGGPKRRVRGVYLGLGLGGVFLVLHSLAPSPWLIGLAAPAFLFTLPLMNTACVTLLQTKVAPAVLGRVLGVVRVLSTAAMPVAYLLIGPLTDGVAEPLMAPDGALASSVGAVIGTGEGRGIALIFLVVGVLMLALTAYARSLPRLRAVDDLPDAVADEAPSPSPERTAP; encoded by the coding sequence GTGAGCCCGACGGGGTCGGGCCCGGGTCTGCGGCGGTTCGCCCTGGTGTGGGCGGGTCAGCTGGTGTCCGTGATCGGCTCGGCGCTCACCGCGTTCGTGCTCGGCGTGTGGGTCTACCAGGGCACCGGGTCGGTGACGCAGTTCGCGCTGATCCAGTTCTGCGCGGTGGTGCCGGGCATCCTGCTCGCGCCGTACGCGGGCGCGGTCGCCGACCGGTACGACCGCAAGCGGATCATGCTGGTCGCGGACTCGTGCGCGGGCCTGGTCACGGTGGCGCTGCTGGTCGTGGTGTCCTCCGGCGGGCTGGCCGTGTGGCAGGTGTACCTGGCCACGGCGCTGACCGCGACGCTGAACTCGTTCCACGTCATCGCCTACACCGCGCTCGTGCCCTCCCTGGTGCCCAAGGAGCACCTGGGCCGGGTCAACGGGCTGATGCAGATCACGCAGGGCGTGCAGATCGCCGCGCCGCTGGTGGCGGGCGCGCTGCTCGCGTTCGTGGGCCTGCGGGGCGTGCTGGTGGTGGACGTGGTGACGATGGTGTTCGCGGTGACCGCGCTGCTGCTCGCCCGGCTGCCCGGGTCGACCGTCCGCCCGGCGGGCGCGTCGGAGGACGGCGAGCGGGGCGTCCGGGCGGGGCTCGCGTGGCTGCGCGGCGCACCAGGCCTGTTCGCGCTGATCGCCGTGTTCGGCGTGTGGAACTTCCTGTTCGCCGTCGCGGGCGGGCTGGTGCAGCCGCTGATCCTGTCGTTCTCCTCCCCCGCGGTGCTGGGCGCGCTGATGGCCGCCGGCGGGAGCGGGGTGTTCGTCGGCGGCCTGGTGATGGGCGTGTGGGGCGGGCCGAAGCGCCGCGTGCGCGGCGTGTACCTGGGCCTGGGCCTGGGTGGGGTGTTCCTGGTGCTGCACTCCCTGGCGCCGTCGCCGTGGCTGATCGGCCTGGCCGCGCCCGCGTTCCTGTTCACGCTGCCGCTGATGAACACCGCCTGCGTCACCCTGTTGCAGACCAAGGTCGCCCCGGCCGTCCTCGGCCGCGTGCTGGGCGTGGTGCGGGTGCTGAGCACCGCCGCCATGCCCGTGGCGTACCTGCTGATCGGCCCGCTCACCGACGGCGTGGCCGAACCGCTGATGGCCCCCGACGGCGCGCTCGCGTCGAGCGTGGGCGCCGTCATCGGCACCGGCGAGGGACGCGGCATCGCCCTGATCTTCCTGGTCGTCGGCGTGCTGATGCTCGCGCTGACCGCCTACGCCCGGTCCCTCCCGCGGCTGCGCGCCGTGGACGACCTGCCCGATGCGGTGGCCGACGAGGCACCGTCGCCGTCGCCCGAAAGGACCGCCCCGTGA